One segment of Candidatus Pantoea bituminis DNA contains the following:
- a CDS encoding DUF1471 domain-containing protein, with product MKSIKTTVAVTALILVSFGSFAQSVTASASTLDSAEAKIAAQAHKAGASYKITGARVDNGAYVSAELIK from the coding sequence ATGAAATCCATCAAAACTACTGTTGCAGTTACCGCTCTGATACTGGTTTCTTTCGGCAGCTTCGCACAAAGTGTTACCGCTTCAGCTTCCACTCTGGACAGTGCTGAAGCCAAAATTGCGGCTCAGGCGCATAAAGCAGGCGCGTCATACAAAATCACCGGCGCGCGCGTTGATAACGGTGCCTATGTTTCGGCTGAGCTCATCAAATAA
- a CDS encoding SDR family oxidoreductase: protein MSKPLSGKIALITGGTSGIGLAAAQELAAQGAQVYITGRRQQELDAAVATLGSTAVGVRADASSLTELDAVYALIAKQSGRLDILFANAGGGDMMPLGAITEEHFDRIFATNVRGVLFTVQKALPLLVDGASVILTGSTVSIKGTENFSVYSASKAAVRNFARSWSLDLKNRGIRVNVVSPGPVRTNGLGGLVPKEHRQGLFDSLAAQVPLGRLGEPEEIAKVVAFLASDAASFVNGIELFADGGMAQV, encoded by the coding sequence ATGAGCAAGCCATTGTCTGGAAAAATCGCGCTGATTACCGGCGGTACGTCTGGGATTGGACTGGCAGCCGCCCAAGAGCTGGCTGCACAGGGTGCGCAGGTTTATATCACTGGACGCCGTCAACAAGAACTGGATGCGGCGGTTGCCACACTCGGCTCCACTGCTGTGGGCGTTCGTGCCGATGCGTCATCATTGACGGAGCTGGATGCGGTTTACGCGTTGATCGCTAAACAATCTGGACGACTGGATATCTTGTTTGCTAACGCAGGCGGTGGCGACATGATGCCGCTGGGCGCGATTACCGAAGAACATTTTGACCGTATTTTTGCAACCAATGTGCGAGGCGTTTTATTTACCGTGCAGAAAGCTCTGCCGCTGCTGGTTGATGGTGCCTCTGTGATTCTGACCGGATCCACCGTCTCCATTAAGGGGACAGAAAACTTCAGTGTCTACAGCGCCAGCAAAGCCGCCGTAAGGAACTTTGCGCGATCATGGTCGCTGGATTTGAAAAATCGTGGGATACGCGTCAACGTGGTCAGCCCTGGGCCAGTACGCACGAACGGCTTGGGTGGATTGGTTCCCAAAGAACACCGTCAGGGGCTTTTTGACAGCCTGGCAGCACAGGTTCCATTGGGCCGGCTGGGTGAACCTGAGGAAATCGCTAAAGTGGTCGCGTTCCTGGCATCCGATGCGGCAAGCTTTGTGAATGGCATTGAGTTGTTTGCTGATGGGGGAATGGCTCAGGTTTAA